A window from Vigna angularis cultivar LongXiaoDou No.4 chromosome 7, ASM1680809v1, whole genome shotgun sequence encodes these proteins:
- the LOC108337639 gene encoding cytosolic sulfotransferase 15: protein MISIASKEENAKEKSNLSLYTDKTWPSHYHLQLFQNFWCPSIHVEALENFQKHFQAKESDVIVASFPKSGTIWLKALTFAIVNHQRFSLENHPLLTSNPHELVPFLESVFGGNIQDHQIQLLDSKPDPRIFGTHTPFPSLPESIKESNCKIIYICRNPYDNFVSAWVYFNKIKPESLPAIPMDEAFELYCKGILDYGPWWSHMLGYWKESIAKPNKVLFVKYDDLTEDANFHVKRIADFFGCSFTEEEENNGIVENIIQLCSFKKMKDLEVNKSGKVGIAAVDKKNFFRKGETGDWVNHFSPSMIEKLSKIVEEKLQGSGLSFKNCP from the coding sequence ATGATTTCAATTGCTTCCAAAGaagaaaatgcaaaagaaaagtCAAATCTCTCTCTTTACACAGACAAAACTTGGCCATCTCATTATCATCTCCAGCTATTTCAAAACTTTTGGTGTCCATCAATTCATGTTGAAGCactagaaaattttcaaaagcaCTTTCAAGCAAAAGAAAGTGATGTTATTGTTGCTAGCTTCCCAAAATCTGGTACTATATGGTTAAAAGCTCTTACTTTTGCCATTGTCAACCACCAACGTTTCTCCTTGGAGAATCATCCATTGCTCACTTCTAATCCTCATGAGCTTGTTCCTTTCCTTGAATCTGTCTTTGGTGGTAATATTCAAGACCACCAAATTCAGCTCCTAGACAGTAAACCTGACCCAAGAATTTTTGGTACTCATACTCCGTTTCCTTCCTTGCCAGAGTCAATTAAGGAGTCTAATTGCAAGATAATTTATATTTGCAGAAACCCATATGACAATTTTGTTTCTGCATgggtttattttaataaaataaaacctgaGTCCTTACCTGCAATACCAATGGATGAAGCTTTTGAGTTGTATTGCAAAGGAATACTTGATTATGGTCCATGGTGGAGTCATATGTTAGGCTATTGGAAGGAGAGTATTGCCAAACCAAACAAGGTTTTATTCGTAAAATATGATGATCTTACTGAGGATGCTAATTTTCATGTCAAAAGAATTGCAGATTTTTTTGGTTGTTCTTTCACAGAGGAAGAGGAGAATAATGGaattgttgaaaatataatccaattatgcAGCTTTAAGAAGATGAAAGACTTGGAAGTGAACAAATCTGGAAAAGTAGGTATAGCTGCTGTTGATAAAAAGAACTTTTTCAGAAAGGGAGAAACAGGAGATTGGGTTAATCACTTTTCCCCTTCTATGATAGAAAAATTGTCCAAAATAGTTGAAGAAAAACTTCAAGGATCTGGTTTGTCATTCAAAAATTGTCCTTAG